In Streptomyces longhuiensis, the following proteins share a genomic window:
- the mmsA gene encoding CoA-acylating methylmalonate-semialdehyde dehydrogenase, whose amino-acid sequence MTTDVKTVNHWIGGKTVEGVSGNFGPVTDPATGAVTTQVAFADVDEVDAAVASAKAAYATWGTSSLAKRTAILFKFRALLDANRDAIAELITAEHGKVHSDALGEVARGLEIVDLACGITVQLKGELSTEVASRVDVSSIRQPLGVVAGITPFNFPAMVPMWMFPLAIACGNTFVLKPSEKDPSASMKIAELLSEAGLPDGVFNVLHGDKVAVDRLLEHPDVAAVSFVGSTPIARHIHTTASANGKRVQALGGAKNHMLVLPDADLDAAADAAVSAAYGSAGERCMAISAVVAVGSVADELVAKIKDRAEKIKIGPGNDPTSEMGPLITAAHRDKVASYVTGAAAEGCEVVLDGTGYTVEGHENGHWIGLSLLDRVPTTAKAYQDEIFGPVLCVLRVDTYEEGVALMNASPFGNGTAIFTRDGGAARRFQLEIEAGMVGVNVPIPVPVGYHSFGGWKDSLFGDHHIYGNDGTHFYTRGKVVTTRWPDPSDAPAGVDLGFPRNH is encoded by the coding sequence ATGACGACCGACGTCAAGACCGTCAACCACTGGATCGGCGGGAAGACCGTCGAGGGTGTCTCGGGCAATTTCGGCCCGGTCACCGACCCCGCGACCGGCGCTGTCACGACGCAGGTCGCCTTCGCCGACGTCGACGAGGTCGACGCCGCGGTCGCCTCGGCCAAGGCCGCGTACGCGACGTGGGGCACCTCGTCCCTCGCCAAGCGCACCGCGATCCTCTTCAAGTTCCGCGCGCTGCTCGACGCCAACCGCGACGCGATCGCCGAGCTGATCACCGCAGAGCACGGCAAGGTCCACTCGGACGCGCTCGGCGAGGTCGCCCGCGGCCTGGAGATCGTGGACCTGGCCTGCGGCATCACCGTGCAGCTCAAGGGCGAGCTGTCCACCGAGGTCGCCTCGCGCGTCGACGTGTCGTCGATCCGCCAGCCGCTCGGCGTCGTCGCCGGCATCACGCCGTTCAACTTCCCGGCCATGGTGCCGATGTGGATGTTCCCGCTCGCCATCGCGTGCGGCAACACCTTCGTGCTGAAGCCGTCGGAGAAGGACCCGTCGGCATCCATGAAGATCGCCGAGCTGCTCTCCGAGGCCGGTCTGCCCGACGGCGTCTTCAACGTCCTGCACGGTGACAAGGTCGCCGTGGACCGCCTCCTGGAGCACCCGGACGTCGCGGCCGTCTCCTTCGTGGGCTCGACCCCGATCGCCCGCCACATCCACACCACGGCCTCCGCCAACGGCAAGCGCGTGCAGGCGCTCGGTGGCGCCAAGAACCACATGCTGGTCCTGCCCGACGCCGACCTGGACGCCGCCGCCGACGCCGCGGTCTCCGCCGCGTACGGCTCCGCCGGCGAGCGCTGCATGGCCATCTCGGCCGTCGTGGCCGTGGGCTCCGTGGCCGACGAGCTCGTCGCGAAGATCAAGGACCGCGCCGAGAAGATCAAGATCGGCCCCGGCAACGACCCGACCTCGGAGATGGGCCCGCTCATCACCGCCGCGCACCGCGACAAGGTGGCGTCCTACGTCACCGGCGCCGCGGCCGAGGGCTGCGAGGTCGTCCTCGACGGCACCGGCTACACGGTCGAGGGCCACGAGAACGGCCACTGGATCGGTCTCTCCCTGCTCGACCGCGTCCCCACGACCGCCAAGGCCTACCAGGACGAGATCTTCGGCCCGGTCCTCTGCGTGCTGCGCGTCGACACGTACGAGGAGGGCGTGGCGCTCATGAACGCCTCGCCGTTCGGCAACGGCACCGCGATCTTCACCCGGGACGGCGGCGCCGCCCGCCGCTTCCAGCTGGAGATCGAGGCGGGCATGGTCGGCGTGAACGTGCCGATCCCGGTGCCGGTGGGCTACCACTCCTTCGGTGGCTGGAAGGACTCGCTCTTCGGCGACCACCACATCTACGGCAACGACGGCACGCACTTCTACACCCGCGGCAAGGTCGTCACGACGCGCTGGCCCGACCCGTCCGACGCCCCCGCGGGCGTGGACCTGGGCTTCCCGCGCAACCACTGA
- a CDS encoding sugar phosphate isomerase/epimerase family protein yields the protein MTTMSPRIRIGSAPDSWGVWFPDDPRQVPWRRFLDEVAEAGYEWIELGPYGYLPTDPEVLAEETGRRGLKVSAGTVFTGLHRGPGVWDATWEHVSAIAELTRATGAGHLVVIPAFWRDDKTGEVIEDSSLTAAQWRDLTTQTERLAHEVRERYGLRTVVHPHADTHIDSEENVARFLDSTDQDLVSLCLDTGHYAYCGGDSVKLIETYGERIGYLHLKQVDPAVLAGVRAGGVPFGPAVARGVMCEPPAGEPALEPVIAAAQRLDVDLFAIVEQDMYPCEPDRPLPIARRTRGYLRSCGV from the coding sequence ATGACGACGATGTCACCCCGCATCCGCATCGGCTCGGCACCCGACTCCTGGGGCGTGTGGTTCCCCGACGACCCCCGCCAGGTCCCCTGGCGGCGCTTTCTCGACGAGGTCGCCGAAGCGGGCTACGAGTGGATCGAGCTCGGCCCGTACGGCTACCTGCCCACGGACCCGGAGGTGCTCGCCGAGGAGACGGGACGGCGCGGCCTGAAGGTCTCCGCCGGCACGGTCTTCACGGGCCTGCACCGCGGCCCCGGTGTCTGGGACGCGACGTGGGAGCACGTCTCGGCCATCGCCGAACTCACGCGCGCGACCGGCGCCGGGCATCTCGTCGTCATCCCCGCGTTCTGGCGCGACGACAAGACGGGCGAGGTCATCGAGGACTCCTCGCTCACGGCGGCGCAGTGGCGCGACCTGACCACCCAGACCGAGCGGCTCGCCCACGAGGTCCGCGAGCGCTACGGCCTGCGGACCGTCGTCCACCCGCACGCCGACACGCACATCGACTCCGAGGAGAACGTCGCCCGCTTCCTCGACTCCACGGACCAGGACCTCGTCTCCCTCTGCCTCGACACGGGCCACTACGCGTACTGCGGCGGCGACAGCGTCAAGCTCATCGAGACGTACGGCGAGCGCATCGGCTACCTCCACCTCAAGCAGGTCGACCCGGCCGTGCTCGCCGGGGTCCGCGCGGGCGGGGTCCCGTTCGGGCCCGCCGTGGCGCGCGGCGTGATGTGCGAACCCCCGGCCGGGGAGCCCGCGTTGGAGCCCGTCATCGCGGCCGCGCAGCGCCTGGACGTCGATCTCTTCGCGATCGTCGAGCAGGACATGTACCCGTGCGAGCCGGACCGTCCGCTGCCCATCGCCCGCCGCACCAGGGGCTATCTGAGGTCGTGCGGGGTGTAG
- a CDS encoding zinc-dependent alcohol dehydrogenase family protein, whose product MRAVVFEKFGERAEVREVPDPVPAPHGVVVRVEATGLCRSDWHGWMGHDPDIRLPHVPGHELAGVVEAVGADVRDRRPGDRVTVPFVCACGTCASCAAGDHQVCERQTQPGFTHWGSFAEYVALDHAAVNLVDVPDELSSATAAGLGCRFATAFRAVVAQGRVAAGEWVAVHGCGGVGLSAVMIAAASGARVVAVDVSPAALDLARTFGAAHCLNASEVPDVAAAVRELTGGGAHLSLDALGSPVTCAASVGGLRRRGRHVQVGLLPQDPVVPMGRVIGLELELLGSHGMAAHAYPRMLEMVRAGILRPDLLVTSTIALDAAPAALEAMGTAPGAGVTIIEPWA is encoded by the coding sequence ATGCGGGCTGTGGTGTTCGAGAAGTTCGGGGAGCGGGCCGAGGTGCGGGAGGTGCCCGATCCGGTGCCGGCGCCGCACGGCGTGGTCGTGCGGGTCGAGGCGACGGGCCTGTGCCGCAGTGACTGGCACGGCTGGATGGGCCACGACCCGGACATCCGGCTGCCGCACGTCCCCGGGCATGAACTCGCCGGAGTGGTCGAGGCGGTGGGCGCCGACGTCCGGGACCGGCGGCCGGGCGACCGGGTCACGGTCCCGTTCGTGTGCGCCTGCGGTACCTGCGCCTCCTGTGCGGCCGGTGACCATCAGGTGTGCGAGCGCCAGACGCAGCCCGGCTTCACGCACTGGGGCTCCTTCGCCGAGTACGTCGCCCTGGACCACGCCGCCGTGAACCTGGTGGACGTGCCGGACGAGCTGTCGTCGGCGACGGCGGCGGGTCTCGGCTGCCGTTTCGCGACCGCGTTCCGCGCCGTGGTCGCGCAGGGCCGGGTCGCCGCCGGGGAGTGGGTCGCCGTGCACGGGTGCGGCGGCGTCGGCCTGTCCGCCGTGATGATCGCGGCGGCGAGTGGCGCGCGGGTCGTCGCGGTCGACGTCTCGCCCGCCGCGCTGGACCTCGCCCGCACCTTCGGCGCCGCCCACTGCCTCAACGCCTCCGAGGTGCCCGATGTGGCCGCTGCCGTACGGGAGTTGACCGGCGGCGGGGCGCACCTGTCGCTCGACGCGCTCGGCTCACCGGTCACGTGTGCCGCCTCGGTGGGCGGGCTGCGGCGCCGGGGCCGCCATGTGCAGGTCGGCCTGCTGCCGCAGGACCCGGTCGTGCCCATGGGCCGGGTGATCGGCCTCGAACTCGAACTCCTCGGCAGCCACGGGATGGCCGCGCACGCCTATCCGCGGATGCTGGAGATGGTCCGCGCCGGGATCCTGCGACCGGACCTCCTGGTCACCTCCACGATCGCGCTGGACGCGGCACCCGCGGCGCTCGAGGCGATGGGGACGGCGCCCGGCGCCGGCGTGACGATCATCGAGCCGTGGGCCTGA
- a CDS encoding APC family permease, which yields MSDTLRTSPTTVTEEPLAPLGNTASPQKLKRSIGVVGGTLLTLSCVTPASTLFVVVPDLFSSLGTATALTIAIGSLLCIAVAFCYSELGTLIPSAGGEYAMVSTLAGRLAGWLVFVLSLLVVMIVPPVIAMGTADYLAPLVHLPAAGAGAGVMLLATLAGLLDLRANAWITGIFLVLEVIAAGVVAVLGFAHSERGAGSLVDLHVSGAGGHTDTVTAMLIISGLAIALFITQGFSTAVYLSEELENPRRNVARTVLATLAISTVVILVPVVAITMGAPDLAALTSGDISGMVEAWSNSAVGTFVSLCVALAIINAGIVMVIQNSRVLFASARDKSWPEPVNNALSKLGRFGSPWVATLVVGVPGAALCFVNLDTLYGVTGVSVTGMYLLVAVAALLARRGSHRDQPAWRMPLWPAVPVVLIAVLAYILSQQEVSYLLWTGGITAAATLYWALYLRPRKDTRWLVSIPEDEQA from the coding sequence ATGTCCGACACGCTTCGCACAAGCCCCACGACCGTCACCGAGGAGCCCCTCGCGCCCCTCGGCAACACGGCCAGTCCCCAGAAGCTCAAGCGTTCCATCGGCGTCGTCGGCGGCACCCTGCTCACGCTCTCGTGCGTGACGCCCGCCTCCACGCTCTTCGTGGTCGTCCCCGACCTGTTCTCCTCGCTCGGCACCGCCACCGCGCTCACCATCGCGATCGGCTCGCTGCTCTGCATCGCCGTCGCGTTCTGCTACTCCGAACTGGGCACCCTCATCCCCAGCGCGGGCGGCGAGTACGCCATGGTGTCGACGCTCGCGGGCCGCCTCGCCGGCTGGCTCGTCTTCGTGCTCTCGCTGCTCGTCGTCATGATCGTGCCGCCCGTCATCGCGATGGGCACCGCGGACTACCTCGCCCCGCTCGTGCACCTGCCCGCCGCCGGTGCCGGCGCGGGCGTCATGCTCCTCGCCACCCTCGCGGGCCTGCTCGACCTGCGCGCCAACGCCTGGATCACCGGCATCTTCCTCGTCCTCGAGGTCATCGCCGCCGGAGTCGTGGCCGTCCTCGGCTTCGCCCACTCCGAGCGCGGCGCCGGCTCCCTCGTCGACCTGCACGTCTCCGGGGCGGGCGGCCACACCGACACCGTCACCGCGATGCTGATCATCTCCGGGCTCGCCATCGCCCTCTTCATCACGCAGGGCTTCTCGACCGCGGTCTACCTCTCCGAGGAGCTGGAGAACCCCCGCCGCAACGTGGCCCGCACGGTGCTCGCGACCCTCGCCATCTCCACCGTGGTCATCCTGGTGCCGGTCGTCGCCATCACCATGGGCGCCCCCGACCTCGCCGCCCTCACCAGCGGCGACATCAGCGGCATGGTCGAGGCCTGGTCCAACTCCGCCGTCGGCACGTTCGTCAGCCTCTGCGTCGCCCTCGCGATCATCAACGCGGGCATCGTCATGGTCATCCAGAACTCCCGCGTCCTGTTCGCCTCCGCCCGCGACAAGTCCTGGCCCGAGCCGGTCAACAACGCGCTCTCCAAGCTCGGCCGCTTCGGCTCCCCGTGGGTCGCGACCCTCGTCGTGGGCGTGCCCGGCGCGGCCCTCTGCTTCGTCAACCTCGACACCCTGTACGGGGTGACCGGCGTCTCCGTCACCGGCATGTACCTCCTGGTCGCCGTCGCCGCGCTGCTCGCCCGCCGCGGCTCCCACCGCGACCAGCCGGCCTGGCGCATGCCGCTGTGGCCCGCGGTGCCGGTGGTCCTGATCGCCGTACTCGCCTACATCCTCAGCCAGCAAGAGGTCTCCTACCTGCTGTGGACCGGCGGCATCACCGCCGCCGCCACCCTCTACTGGGCGCTCTACCTGCGCCCGCGCAAGGACACCCGCTGGCTGGTGTCGATCCCCGAGGACGAGCAGGCCTGA
- the iolD gene encoding 3D-(3,5/4)-trihydroxycyclohexane-1,2-dione acylhydrolase (decyclizing), with the protein MTRLTTAQALVRFLSRQYTERDGERRRLIDATWGIFGHGNVAGIGQALLEYADDMPYHQGRNEQAMVHAAVGFARQSGRLAAQAVTTSIGPGATNLVTGAALATVNHLPVLLLPGDTFATRPADPVLQQLEVPYAGDVSVNDCLRPVSRYFDRITRPEALIPAALAAMRVLADPVDTGAVTLALPQDVQAEAYDWPDAFFDERVWGVRRPAPDPRELDEAVRAVRAARRPLLVAGGGVHHSRAEEALKEFADATGIPVASTQAGKGSLRWDHPSDVGGIGHTGTATANELARTADLVIGVGTRYTDFTTASGTLFGSGAVRFVNLNIAALDSHKMAALPLVADARTGLEELTAGLRGHRAEPSYVMEYTDDKERWEYRVDACFTADDDLAHPTQPQVLGALDALVTEDDILINAAGSLPGDLHKLWRARSRDQYHVEYGYSCMGYEIPAAIGVALAAPGRPVWALVGDGTYLMMPTEIVTAVQENIPVKVVLLQNHGYASIGGLSASVGGEGFGTGYRFPAADGTYTGAPLPVDLAANAASLGMTVLRAKTVRDLREALAAARAADGPTCVYVETETADTVSGAPPAQAWWDVPVAETATRPSAVKAREEYDRHVTARRRRL; encoded by the coding sequence ATGACGCGGCTCACCACAGCACAGGCCCTCGTGCGGTTCCTGTCCCGGCAGTACACCGAGCGCGACGGCGAGCGGCGCCGCCTGATCGACGCGACCTGGGGCATCTTCGGACACGGGAACGTCGCCGGGATCGGCCAGGCCCTCCTGGAGTACGCCGACGACATGCCCTACCACCAGGGCCGCAACGAGCAGGCCATGGTGCACGCGGCCGTCGGCTTCGCCCGGCAGAGCGGCCGGCTCGCCGCGCAGGCCGTGACCACGTCCATCGGGCCCGGCGCCACCAACCTCGTCACCGGCGCCGCCCTCGCCACCGTCAACCACCTGCCCGTCCTGCTCCTGCCCGGCGACACCTTCGCGACCCGGCCCGCGGACCCCGTGCTCCAGCAGCTCGAAGTCCCTTACGCGGGCGACGTGTCGGTCAACGACTGTCTGCGCCCCGTCTCCAGGTACTTCGACCGGATCACCCGGCCCGAGGCCCTGATCCCCGCGGCCCTCGCCGCGATGCGCGTACTCGCCGACCCGGTCGACACGGGCGCGGTCACCCTCGCGCTGCCGCAGGACGTGCAGGCCGAGGCGTACGACTGGCCCGACGCCTTCTTCGACGAGCGGGTGTGGGGCGTGCGCAGGCCCGCGCCCGACCCGCGCGAGCTGGACGAGGCCGTCCGCGCGGTGCGCGCCGCGCGCAGGCCGCTGCTCGTCGCGGGCGGCGGCGTGCACCACAGCCGGGCCGAGGAGGCGCTGAAGGAGTTCGCGGACGCGACCGGGATCCCCGTCGCGTCCACCCAGGCCGGCAAGGGCTCCCTGCGCTGGGACCACCCCTCGGACGTCGGCGGCATCGGCCACACCGGCACCGCGACCGCGAACGAACTCGCCCGCACCGCCGACCTCGTCATCGGCGTCGGCACCCGCTACACCGACTTCACGACCGCGTCCGGCACCCTCTTCGGCTCCGGCGCCGTGCGCTTCGTCAACCTCAACATCGCGGCCCTCGACAGCCACAAGATGGCGGCCCTGCCCCTGGTCGCGGACGCCCGCACCGGCCTGGAGGAGCTCACGGCCGGGCTACGAGGCCACCGCGCGGAGCCCTCGTACGTCATGGAGTACACGGACGACAAGGAGCGCTGGGAGTACCGCGTCGACGCCTGCTTCACGGCCGACGACGACCTGGCGCACCCCACCCAGCCGCAGGTCCTCGGCGCGCTCGACGCACTCGTCACCGAGGACGACATCCTGATCAACGCGGCCGGTTCGCTCCCCGGCGACCTGCACAAACTGTGGCGCGCCCGGTCCCGCGACCAGTACCACGTCGAGTACGGCTACTCCTGCATGGGCTACGAGATCCCGGCCGCGATCGGGGTCGCGCTCGCCGCGCCGGGCCGGCCCGTGTGGGCGCTCGTCGGCGACGGCACGTATCTGATGATGCCGACCGAGATCGTCACCGCGGTCCAGGAGAACATCCCGGTCAAAGTGGTCCTCCTGCAGAATCACGGGTACGCGTCCATCGGCGGGCTCTCGGCCTCCGTGGGCGGCGAGGGGTTCGGTACGGGTTACCGCTTCCCGGCTGCCGACGGCACGTACACGGGTGCCCCGCTGCCCGTCGACCTCGCGGCGAACGCGGCCAGCCTCGGCATGACGGTGCTGCGCGCGAAAACCGTCCGTGATCTGCGGGAAGCCCTCGCGGCGGCGCGTGCGGCGGACGGTCCCACATGTGTCTACGTGGAGACCGAAACGGCAGACACAGTGTCGGGCGCGCCCCCCGCGCAGGCGTGGTGGGATGTGCCCGTGGCCGAGACAGCGACCCGACCGTCGGCGGTCAAGGCCCGCGAGGAGTACGACCGGCACGTCACCGCTCGGCGCCGCCGGCTGTGA
- the iolB gene encoding 5-deoxy-glucuronate isomerase, with translation MNPYLPRGSAADGPYALAVGPERAGWSRAGLRVIELRPGQTHDLDTGASEWIVLPLTGGCTVRTGGRIIELLGRESVFGGVSDFAYVPRDAHAQIASGAGGRFALAGAKCERQLPARYGPAPEVPVEHRGSGTSARQVRNFASADAFECDQLIAVEVITPGGNWSSYPPHKHDEHRPGVETELEEIYYFEIEGPGGYGYQRVSPSRPGGTDLLAEVRTGDAVLVPDGWHGPSIAQPGHTMYYLNVMAGPGEEREWRICFHPDHLTEGYR, from the coding sequence ATGAACCCGTACCTGCCCCGGGGAAGCGCCGCAGACGGGCCCTACGCCCTGGCCGTCGGCCCGGAGCGGGCCGGCTGGTCCCGCGCGGGGCTGCGAGTGATCGAACTGAGGCCCGGACAAACCCACGATCTGGACACCGGTGCGAGTGAATGGATCGTGCTGCCCCTGACGGGTGGTTGCACGGTGCGCACGGGAGGCCGGATCATCGAACTGCTGGGCCGGGAGAGCGTGTTCGGCGGGGTCAGCGACTTCGCGTACGTGCCCCGCGACGCCCATGCGCAGATCGCCTCCGGCGCGGGAGGCCGCTTCGCCCTGGCAGGAGCGAAGTGCGAGCGTCAGCTCCCCGCCCGCTACGGCCCCGCGCCGGAGGTTCCCGTCGAGCACCGCGGCTCCGGCACCAGCGCCCGCCAGGTGCGCAACTTCGCGTCCGCCGACGCCTTCGAGTGCGACCAGCTCATCGCCGTGGAAGTGATCACGCCCGGCGGGAACTGGTCCTCGTACCCGCCCCACAAGCACGACGAGCACCGGCCGGGCGTCGAGACCGAGCTGGAGGAGATCTACTACTTCGAGATCGAGGGGCCCGGCGGGTACGGGTACCAGCGCGTCTCGCCGTCCAGGCCCGGCGGCACCGACCTGCTCGCCGAGGTCCGTACGGGCGACGCGGTCCTCGTACCCGACGGGTGGCACGGCCCGTCGATCGCGCAGCCGGGACACACGATGTACTACCTGAACGTGATGGCGGGACCGGGCGAGGAGCGGGAGTGGCGGATCTGCTTCCACCCCGATCACCTGACGGAGGGATACCGATGA
- a CDS encoding Cgl0159 family (beta/alpha)8-fold protein → MSVDPLKLVRLRAHHPEAVAEAAARRPRRSLIAHETGRLLIVAADHPARGALAVGERPFAMADRADLLGRLCLALSRPGVDGVLATADILDDLLLLGALDGKVVLGSMNRGGLAGASFELDDRFTGHRPADLHRLRFDAGKLLLRIDYDDPGSLRTMESAARAVDEMAALRLPVFVEPFLCRRDPASGALRSDLSAEAVTTSIAIASGLGGSSAYTWLKVPVTDHPDDMARVMETSTLPAVLLGGDVGDDQDAAYEKWRHALQLPTVQGLVVGRSLLYPADGDVAGAVDSAASLL, encoded by the coding sequence ATGAGCGTCGATCCCCTGAAGCTGGTGCGGCTGCGGGCCCACCACCCCGAGGCCGTCGCCGAGGCGGCGGCGCGGCGGCCGCGCAGGTCGCTGATCGCGCACGAGACCGGGCGCCTCCTGATCGTCGCCGCCGACCACCCCGCGCGCGGCGCCCTCGCCGTGGGGGAGCGGCCCTTCGCCATGGCCGACCGCGCCGACCTCCTCGGACGGCTCTGTCTCGCCCTGTCGCGGCCCGGCGTCGACGGGGTCCTCGCCACCGCCGACATCCTCGACGACCTGCTTCTGCTCGGCGCGCTGGACGGCAAGGTCGTCCTCGGCTCGATGAACCGCGGCGGGCTCGCCGGGGCCTCCTTCGAACTCGACGACCGGTTCACCGGGCACCGGCCCGCGGACCTGCACCGGCTGCGGTTCGACGCCGGCAAGCTGCTCCTTCGTATCGACTACGACGACCCGGGATCGCTGCGCACCATGGAGTCCGCGGCCCGCGCCGTCGACGAGATGGCCGCGCTGCGCCTGCCGGTGTTCGTCGAGCCGTTCCTGTGCCGCCGCGACCCGGCGAGCGGGGCCCTGCGCAGCGACCTGAGCGCCGAGGCCGTCACCACGTCCATCGCCATCGCCTCCGGCCTCGGCGGCAGCTCCGCGTACACCTGGCTCAAGGTGCCCGTCACCGATCACCCCGACGACATGGCGCGCGTCATGGAGACGTCGACGCTGCCCGCGGTGCTGCTCGGCGGCGATGTGGGGGACGACCAGGACGCGGCGTACGAGAAGTGGCGGCACGCGCTCCAACTGCCCACCGTGCAGGGCCTGGTGGTGGGGCGCTCGCTGCTCTACCCGGCCGACGGCGACGTGGCGGGCGCGGTCGACAGCGCCGCGTCGCTGCTGTAG
- a CDS encoding helix-turn-helix transcriptional regulator yields the protein MTDRRLWSYQDIAAHIRVQPDTVRSYRKHGLLPPPDHVESGKPYWYADTVRAWVASRPRNRGLKQ from the coding sequence ATGACCGACCGAAGGCTCTGGTCGTACCAGGACATCGCCGCGCACATCCGGGTCCAGCCGGACACCGTGCGCTCGTACCGCAAGCACGGTCTCCTGCCCCCGCCCGACCACGTGGAGTCGGGAAAGCCGTACTGGTACGCGGACACCGTCCGCGCCTGGGTCGCGTCCCGCCCCCGCAACCGCGGCCTCAAGCAGTGA
- a CDS encoding GNAT family N-acetyltransferase — protein MTQEPLAAGFSVKPVLTGEKTVLRPFTAADADTMAEIIDDPEVRRFTGDPSNELTVDFLRSWYGSRGAQDDRLDLAVTDRATGRLVGEVVLYDWDPEHRSCTFRTLVGPEGRGRGLGTEAVRLVVGHGFERLGLHRIALDLFSHNHRARRVYEKVGFVEEGVARQSVLRDGQWYDSTLMSVLAPEWAEHRGRPRQP, from the coding sequence ATGACCCAAGAACCCCTGGCGGCCGGCTTCTCCGTCAAGCCCGTACTGACCGGCGAGAAGACCGTCCTGCGGCCGTTCACCGCCGCCGACGCGGACACGATGGCCGAGATCATCGACGACCCGGAGGTCCGCCGCTTCACCGGCGACCCGTCGAACGAGCTCACCGTGGACTTCCTGCGCTCCTGGTACGGCTCACGCGGCGCCCAGGACGACCGCCTCGACCTCGCGGTGACCGACCGCGCCACCGGCCGGCTCGTCGGCGAGGTCGTCCTGTACGACTGGGACCCGGAGCACCGCAGCTGCACGTTCCGCACGCTCGTCGGCCCCGAGGGCCGCGGCCGGGGACTCGGCACGGAGGCGGTCCGCCTCGTCGTCGGCCACGGCTTCGAGCGCCTGGGCCTGCACCGCATCGCCCTGGACCTCTTCAGCCACAACCACCGGGCCCGCCGCGTCTACGAGAAGGTGGGCTTCGTCGAGGAGGGCGTGGCCCGGCAGTCGGTACTGCGCGACGGCCAGTGGTACGACTCGACGCTGATGTCGGTCCTCGCCCCCGAGTGGGCGGAGCATCGGGGGCGGCCCCGGCAGCCCTAG
- the iolC gene encoding 5-dehydro-2-deoxygluconokinase: MQPSPGEPYDLITMGRIGVDLYPLQTGVPLAEVDTFGKFLGGSSSNVAVAAARLGRRTATVTRTGADPFGEYLHRQLREFGVDDRWVTPVPGLPTPVTFCEVFPPDDFPLYFYRLPKAPDLEIRTAELDLDAIRAARVFWMTGTGLSEEPSRSATLAALAHRAEAGVTVFDLDWRPMFWEDPEQARPHYAEALRHATVAVGNVDEVEIATGEREPAAAARALLAAGVRLAIVKQGPKGVLAMAADGRCAEVPPLPVDVLNGLGAGDAFGGALCHGLLADWELEEVMRFANAAGAIVASRLECSSAMPTRDEVEAALTAGEVR; this comes from the coding sequence ATGCAGCCCAGTCCCGGCGAGCCGTACGACCTCATCACCATGGGCCGGATCGGCGTGGACCTCTATCCGTTGCAGACGGGCGTGCCGCTGGCGGAGGTGGACACGTTCGGCAAGTTCCTGGGCGGATCGTCGTCGAACGTCGCGGTGGCGGCGGCCCGGCTCGGGCGCCGCACGGCGACGGTCACCCGCACCGGGGCGGACCCCTTCGGGGAGTATCTGCACCGCCAACTCCGGGAGTTCGGCGTCGACGACCGCTGGGTCACCCCCGTGCCGGGCCTGCCGACGCCCGTCACGTTCTGCGAGGTCTTCCCGCCGGACGACTTCCCCCTCTACTTCTACCGCCTGCCCAAGGCGCCCGATCTGGAGATCCGCACCGCCGAACTCGACCTGGACGCCATCAGGGCGGCCCGCGTGTTCTGGATGACGGGCACCGGGCTGAGCGAGGAGCCGAGCCGCTCGGCGACCCTGGCCGCGCTGGCGCACCGGGCCGAGGCGGGCGTCACCGTCTTCGACCTCGACTGGCGGCCGATGTTCTGGGAGGACCCGGAACAGGCGAGGCCCCACTACGCCGAGGCCCTGCGCCACGCCACCGTCGCCGTCGGCAACGTCGACGAGGTCGAGATCGCCACCGGCGAGCGCGAACCTGCCGCGGCGGCACGGGCGTTGCTCGCCGCCGGGGTGCGCCTCGCCATCGTCAAACAGGGCCCCAAAGGCGTACTCGCCATGGCCGCGGACGGAAGGTGTGCGGAGGTCCCGCCGCTGCCCGTCGACGTCCTGAACGGGCTCGGCGCGGGCGACGCGTTCGGCGGCGCCCTGTGCCACGGACTGCTCGCCGACTGGGAGCTGGAGGAAGTCATGCGGTTCGCGAACGCGGCGGGCGCGATCGTCGCGTCCCGCCTGGAGTGCTCGTCGGCGATGCCGACCCGCGACGAGGTAGAGGCCGCACTCACGGCGGGAGAGGTCCGATGA